Below is a window of Camelina sativa cultivar DH55 chromosome 11, Cs, whole genome shotgun sequence DNA.
TCTATCCCGTGGATAAGTCACAAGCCGTTGTTTCAAACACTTATCTGACAGTCACGTTACGCTAAACCTTGTAgttaagatttttcttttttttttaactgcggtatattaaaaaaaaaaagcagctcCTAGTCCTAAGAAGCCTAATAGCATTAACCATGGTTAGGTTAGGTTAAGTTAACTATGGTTAAATATCTCAACTACATAAGTCAGCTTTGCCGGTGAAttagcaaacaaagaaaaagaaaaaaagaaagactcaattttttttaacgacGAATGTGATTTTGTTTCGCCGGTGttttaaaaagaagatgatgatcggAGAAACTCGTCGGACTTATCCTACTGTTGAGATACCTCCATGGCCAGCTTCTGAAGATTTTACGTCGGCGGATTTGTTTTCTCCGGCGATGAACAGTCCGGATTGTAGCATGCTTGAAGCTTTGGCGGCGCTACAGCGTTACTTGCCGTCTAATGAGATGGATCCGGATTCTGACCCGGATCTATTGGGTCCGGATTCGCCTATCGATGCTTATTCTTGCGACCATTTCCGTATGTACGATTTCAAAGTCAGGAGGTGTGCTCGTGGCCGGAGCCACGACTGGACGGAGTGTCCCTACGCTCATCCCGGTGAAAAAGCTCGCCGGAGAGATCCGAGGAAGTACCATTACTCCGGCACGGCTTGTCCTGATTTTCGCAAAGGCGGTTGCAAGAAAGGGGACTCGTGCGAGTTCGCTCATGGTGTTTTCGAGTGTTGGCTTCATCCTGCTCGTTACCGTACTCAGCCGTGTAAAGACGGCGGTGGTTGTCGCCGGagggtttgtttctttgctcattCGCCGGATCAGCTTAGGTTTTTGCCTAACCGTAGCCCCGATCGGGTTGATTCGTTTGACGTTTCGTCTCCGATTCGTGCTAGAGCGTTTCAGCTCTCGATCTCTCCTGGCTCTGGCTCGCCGCCGATGAGTCCAAGAGCTGACTCGGAGTCTTCTCCGATGGCTCAGTCACTGAGTCGTTCACTCGGGTCTTGTTCTATAAACGACGTCGTCCCTTCGTTTAGGAACTTACAGTTCAATAAGGTGAAGTCGTTTCCTCACAACAATCCATTATTCGGATTCGGGTCGCCCCGTGGATCTATCTTGGGTCCTGGGTTTCAGTCTCTGCCCACTACTCCGACCCGACCCGGAAATCTGGATATTTGGGAGTACGGGTTAGAGGAAGAGCCTGTAATGGAGCGGGTCGTCGAGTCGGGTCGTGAGCTACGAGAAAAGATGCGCGAGAAACTACACAAGGAGAATTGCATGGATCGGGTTGACACGGATCCGGATCAGAGTTTGGGCGATTCTCCTGATGTCGGGTGGGTATCTGACCTGCTGATGTAGAGGATGATAAAACCCGACCCGTAACCCGGAACATCGAAGTCTCATTGATGGATGATAAAGTCAGTATCGGTTTTTTTGGGATATCTTCCGAGGAAAAGAGGACGAGATCTTAATTAGTGtgttcatattatttttattttactaatcttcGTATTATctgctaataataataattaaatatggaTTTTTGTGGCCAGATTTTTCTGAAAAAATCGTTGTATAGATGTGCCTaggggtttgttttttttaattatggaacattaatatatattattattattatcgttgtgttttatattaatgttaaaTGTAAACCACTTGGTACTACTTATCAATGAATGAATGCAAATTATTACTTATCTAATAGAACTTCATTGTGTTTCCCAAGCTTTTCTTGAtccaatatataaataattgtgtgtgtttttattattGAGAAGTTTTGTTTAACGTCGATATTTTAGGGGTTTTTCaagtcttttaaattttaattgcgAGAATGGGTCAAATCCTACTAATTAGTTAAAGTAATATGACTTAccaaagtaaaattaaatttgaagcATTAAAATACATGTTCAATGATGTTAATAGGATTTGTGCGTATCATTGGATTACGACATTATCCAATACGATTTGGCAGTGGCATGGATAAGAAAATGACATTAACCAATACCAGACGATATGCAATCACTAAGAAAAGTCTAGAGTCTTAACTTGACCGGCACCAATGTTAGTGATAACCcgagttacaacttacaaaaccAATATTTGACAAAATCAGGCAAGGCTTGCGTAGAAAGAAAATTGAGTTTAAAAGTAGATGTACGAGGATGTCATTCTTTATGTGATATGTGATGCcataaacttattaaaatttgtttgtgagAATAGTAAATTTAACCGTGTCATGTTTAGGAAAATGAGTAAGCGTGTAAATCAGGttaagaattttgttattttactttGTCACCAACAGTATGTTTCTTGACAAATCATTTAAGGCAAAatccaaaatgaaaatttgcCATATATACTTCCTAAATATAATACTTGCTTCCTATTGTGctaatgaccaaaaaaaaaaagacaggtGGGTCCAACGTTAGGTATCACAATTACCATTTTTGAAGAAACataaatgtataatttaatGTTGTATGAATGTACATACAGATAGTCTTTATATGGGGAAACGGCCAAATCTGTAATCAGCGAATTTATAGATTTTTGTAGGGTGATTAGCCCACAAACTCGAGGGTAaggtcaaaaagaagaaacctaaTTATAAACGAATTTATGTTAGATAATATTACTTCCCATTACTAGTATTTTAAATCAATTACTTTTGCCTAAACTATGTTAGTACAGGTGTAATCTTAGGCTTTGACTAGTACATTATTACCATACACAATGGCATCGAGTAAATCTTCTAGTATGGTGCAAATTatagaattacaaaaaaaaaaaaaactctcttagCAATGGAAACATGTAgtcgaaaacaaaaacatatacaaatcctttttttttttccttacaatTAAACGTTTTAGCAgtaaaaattttcttaaaagaaaacaaaaacaaatgaatctttaaaccaaaaagaaatcaaattaaatcaatatatgatcttgaaaacaaacaaaagtaaaatgaaCATAAAATGATGAATCAAACCTTAAAATTAATTTCTCACTACCTTGCCGTTGGGCCAAACGTGGAGTAATCTCCATAAGTAAGCGAAACCGATCCGGACGTGCTATTATATTCATCGCTGCTATATTTTCGAATTGGCGACTTCGTTTGCTTCTCTTTCACTACTTNagaaaaagaaaaaaagaaagactcaattttttttaacgacGAATGTGATTTTGTTTCGCCGGTGttttaaaaagaagatgatgatcggAGAAACTCGTC
It encodes the following:
- the LOC104721949 gene encoding zinc finger CCCH domain-containing protein 49, with the protein product MMIGETRRTYPTVEIPPWPASEDFTSADLFSPAMNSPDCSMLEALAALQRYLPSNEMDPDSDPDLLGPDSPIDAYSCDHFRMYDFKVRRCARGRSHDWTECPYAHPGEKARRRDPRKYHYSGTACPDFRKGGCKKGDSCEFAHGVFECWLHPARYRTQPCKDGGGCRRRVCFFAHSPDQLRFLPNRSPDRVDSFDVSSPIRARAFQLSISPGSGSPPMSPRADSESSPMAQSLSRSLGSCSINDVVPSFRNLQFNKVKSFPHNNPLFGFGSPRGSILGPGFQSLPTTPTRPGNLDIWEYGLEEEPVMERVVESGRELREKMREKLHKENCMDRVDTDPDQSLGDSPDVGWVSDLLM